From the Bacteroidia bacterium genome, one window contains:
- a CDS encoding response regulator transcription factor — protein sequence MKFTCIAVDDEVLALDVVQTYVERLPWLQLKARCLTATDALAVLRQETVDILFLDIQLPDITGMEMLRSLHRPPLVIFTTAFEQYAVESYTVDAVDYLVKPFSFERFLNAVHKAEVLLAPSSKVIDGGDTLFIHTEQGDLRIAGRDVLYIKSLSEYAIVRTVTKEYLVRESLREIEMRIARLGFLRVHKSYIVSIPNVSKVENNVIRVGDAVIPVGKTYRDAVRHFVERFRIG from the coding sequence GTGAAATTCACCTGCATCGCCGTCGATGATGAAGTGCTCGCACTCGATGTCGTTCAGACCTACGTCGAACGCCTTCCCTGGCTTCAGCTCAAGGCACGCTGTCTTACCGCAACGGATGCCTTAGCGGTGCTACGGCAGGAAACCGTTGATATTCTGTTTCTGGATATACAGCTTCCGGATATCACAGGAATGGAGATGCTTCGTTCGCTGCACCGCCCTCCGCTGGTAATCTTCACAACAGCGTTCGAGCAATACGCGGTGGAGAGCTACACTGTTGATGCTGTTGATTACCTTGTGAAACCATTTTCCTTCGAACGTTTTCTGAACGCGGTGCATAAAGCGGAAGTACTGCTTGCCCCGTCCAGCAAGGTGATAGACGGAGGCGATACGCTCTTCATTCATACGGAGCAGGGTGATCTGCGCATCGCCGGCAGGGATGTGTTATATATCAAGTCGTTAAGCGAATACGCCATAGTACGTACCGTGACCAAGGAGTATCTCGTTCGTGAAAGTCTGCGCGAAATTGAAATGCGTATTGCCCGACTGGGTTTTCTGCGTGTCCACAAATCATACATCGTGAGTATCCCCAATGTATCAAAAGTGGAGAATAACGTAATCCGTGTGGGCGATGCTGTCATTCCGGTTGGAAAAACCTATCGCGACGCGGTTCGCCATTTCGTGGAACGATTCCGTATTGGGTAA